The sequence AGCGTCGACAGCGCCCGGGTGCGCGGCCCGATGACCCTGCGCACCCTGCACCGGGCCGTCGTCCCGCACGACTACGAACTCCTCGCCCGCGAAGTCGCCCCCGACGCGGCCCGCGTGCACTGCATCCGGGCGGGCGCCGAAGGCGACGACAGCGGCGCCGACGCCCAGGGGGTACGGCTCCTCGTCGTGCCGGCCGGGCGCAGCGACGAACAGGGCCGGATCGAGTTCGACGAGCTGATCCCGCCCGCCGAGACCCTGCGCCTCATCGCCGGACATCTGGACGAGCGCCGCCCGATCGGCGCCCGCCTCGTCGTCGAGCCGCCGTTCTACCAGGGCGTCACCGTCGTCGCCTCGGTCCAGGCCGAGCCCGGCGCGGACCGCGACCGCGTACGCGACGCGGCACTGGCCGCGCTCTACGGGTACTTCAACCCCCTCTCCGGCGGACCGAACGAGCAGGGCTGGCCCTTCGGGCGCCCGGTCCACTCGGGCGAGGCGTTCGCCGTGCTCCAGCGGGTGCCGGGCGTGGACCTGGTGGAGGACGTACGCCTCTACCGCGCCGACCCGGTGACCAGGGAGCGCACCGACGCCACCAGCAAGATCCCGCTCGACCGGCACGCGCTGGTCTTCAGCCACGAGCACCAGCTCCGGGTGAGGGGAGCCTGAACCATGCGCACCGGCGTCCCCGGACTCCCCACCCCGCACCCCCTCATCGACCAACTCCCCGCCGTCTACCTGGAGCAGGACTTCCTGCGCCGCTTCCTGAGCGCACTCGACGACGTCCTCGCCCCGGTCCTGCTCACGATCGACAACATGCCCGCCCACCTGGACCCGCGCAGCGCCCCGGACGACTTCCTGGCCTGGCTGGCGCAGTGGGTGGCGGTGGATTCCCCCGAGGACGGCCCGGTCGAACGGCGCCGCGAGACGGTACGGGGCGCGGTGGCCCGCCACGCCCGGCGCGGCACGTCCGGCGGCCTCGCCGACGCGGTACGCCTCGCGACCGGCACCGAACCCGAGATCACGGAGAGCGGCGGCACCGCGTGGTCCACCGGCCCCCTCACCGCCCTGCCGGGCGCGCCGCGCCCCTGGGTGACGATCCGGGTCCGGGAACAGCCCGGACGGACCATCGACCGGGCCCGCCTGGAGGAACGCATCGGCACGGAGGTCCCGGCACACGTGGGCTTCACACTGGAGATCCTGCCCCCGGACGGGGGCGCGGGGGGTGCGGCGCGGTGATCTGTGAGTCGTGCGGGACGAGGAACGCACCGGGGCGCGAATTCTGCGTCTCGTGCGAGGCGTTCCTGGGGTGGGAGGGGGAGGACTCCGGGCCGGACGCGGTGAGGCCTGCCGGGTCCCGGGAACCCGTGGTGCCCGCGCCGCCGACGCCCGCCCCCGCACCGCCCGTGGCACCGGGACCGGGCCGGGGCAACCCGCCCTCCACCCCCGTACCCACCGATCCGCACCCGGCCCCGCCCCACCCGGTGAACCCCCTCCCCGCCATCCCCCCGCAACGCCCGCCGGCCGCCCCGGCAGTCAGCGCCCAGCGCCAGGACCCATTACCCCGTACGCCTCCGATCCCCGCCCCACCCCGGGGCGCCGCCCCCCGCCGCCCCGGCGACCGCCCGGACGACCCGCCCGGTCCGGCCGCGTGGACTCCCGATGCCTCGGCCCCCGAGCCGCCGGACTCCACCCCCGGCAGGGCTTCCGCACCCGTGCGGTGCCCCGGCTGCGGCGCGGAGAACGCGCCCGACCGCACCCTGTGCGTCCGCTGCGCCCTGCTCCTGGACCCCGGGCCCCCGCCCGGCGTGCGCCCGCCCTGGTGGCGCCGCCTGTTCCGCCGGGCCCCCGCGAAGGGCCACGAGGCCGGGTCGCGTCCCCGACGACGCCGGCGCGGGCCCCGGCTGGGCCTACCCATCGCGCTGCTCCTCGTACTCGCCGGCGTCTGGTTCGCGCTGCCGCACCTGTCCGGACTCCTCGGCCTCGCCAAGGAGGAGACGGGGGCGCCGGAATCCATGCCGCCGTCCGCCTGCCACGGCTCCAGCGCGGCGTCGGGGCACGCAGCGAGCGCGGCGTTCGACGGCTTCAACAACCGCTACTGGGCGCCGAAGGAGACCGGCGACGGTGCGGGGGAGTTCCTGGAGTGCGCGTTCGACGCGCCGGTGGGGATGCGCAAGATGGTGGTGTTCTCCGGGACATCGGCCCGCAACGACGAGTTCCTGACGCAGGCCCGGCCGTCCCGGATCATCGCGGAACTGACCGCCAAGGACGGCACCAAGCGCACCCGCACGATCCGCCTCGCCGACCAGGCGGGCCAGCAGACCTTCGACGTCCGGGGCTCGCAGACCGTCCGCGTCCGGCTCACGGTCGACTCGGCGTACGGCACGGGGAAGGGGCGCCGGGTGGCGATCGCCGAGGTGGAGTTCTTCGGCCACCGCTCCTGACGGGGTGTGCCCGGCTTGCGGCGACGCAGGGGGCACGGCAGGGTTCGGTGCTGTGCCCACTCTCCTGATCGTGCATCACACACCGTCCCCGAACTGCCAGGCCCTCTTCGAGGCCGTCGTCTCCGGCGCGACGACGGACGAGATCGAGGGCGTACGCGTCGTACGGCGCGCGGCACTCGCCGCCACGGCTTCCGATGTCCTCGCGGCGGACGGCCTGCTCCTCGGCACCCCGGCGAACCTCGGGTACATGTCCGGGGCGCTCAAGCACTTCTTCGACCAGATCTACTACCCGTGCCTCGACACGACACAGGGCAGGCCCTTCGGCTACTACGTGCACGGCGGCAACGACGTCACCGGTGCCGTACGGGGCATCGAGACGATCACGACCGGCCTCGGCTGGCGCCGCGCGGCGGACGCCGTGAAGGTGACGGGCGAGCCGGGCAAGGCCGATACGGAGGCGTGCTGGGAGCTGGGCGCCGTACTGGCGGCGGGCCTCACCGAATAAGGGCTGCGCGGCCGGCCTTCGGAAGCTACGCTGTGCCGCGATGACGACTCACTCTCTCCAAAGATTGGGGGCCCCGTCCGCGCAAGGTGAGTGCTGATGGCCACTCATCCCGCCGACGGAGATCCCTTCCTGTCCTTCTGGCTGCGCGTGCGCGAGTTCGCCGTGCCGCCTTCCATGATCGAGACCGCGACCGCCCGCCGTCGCGCCGGTGACTGGGCCGGTGCGTGCGCCGCCGCCGGAATCGACGTCGACTTCGCGCCCCGGGCCCTGTCCCGTACGTATGGGCGGGAGCGCGCCGCCCGCGTACGCGAGGATCTGCGCCACCTGGCACCGGACCTGCTGCGCTGGCACATGCCGAGGATCGCCCCGCGCGGACTGCTGCGTCCGGGGCTGACCGTCGCGCTCGCGCGGTACGACCCCGAGCCGCAGGCCGGTACCGTTCGCGCCCCGGCACCGCTGTACCTCGTGGCGAGAACTCCTCCTGCCTGGGCGGACGCCGGCCAGCGGATCAGCCTCAGCCTCTGGGACGGCACCGGCCCCGGGACCGTACGCCTTCATCCGCACCCCCACCCCAGCCGGCGGTTCCGGCTGGACGTGCACCGCCACCTGTGGGACGCACGCCGGGCCGCCGAACTGCGGCATCGCGCGGGAGCCGGCCATACGGCGCCGACGGACCCGGACCTGCTCGACCTGGTGCCGCAGGGGCGCCGCTGTGCCGTCGACCGCTGGGCGGCGGAGGCGGAGCTGCTGCTGCAGGCCGAGGGCCGTTCCTCCGGACCCGTCACCGTGCGCCTCGGCGGCCGGCACCGGCTGCTCCTGGACGTCGTCGCGCACCCGAACGGCCAGGGGCCGCCCGTCCTGCGGGTGGCGCGGGGCCGGGAGGACGCCACCCGCACGCCCTTGGTGCTGCCCGACGCCGCGACCTGGGCGCTGCCCGATCTGGAGCTCCTGCGGGCGGGCGCGATCGACGCCGGCCGGCTGCACCCGCTCGTCCGGGGCGCGCTCCTCCCGGAGCACCGGCCGGCCGGACCGCCACCGGAGCCGGGAGATCCCGGGCAGCCACGCCTCGTGGACTGCCGGGGCGCCCGGCACCGGATCGGCCAGGTCGACGGGGTGCTGTCCGCCCTGGACCACGATCCCGCCGAGGTCCGCCGCGAGGAGCTGCTGGCCGCCCTGACCGGGACACCGTTGCCGTGTCTGCGCGCCATCGACGAGGCCCATCGGCGCCCCGACTGCCTCACCGGGGTTCGCGAACGGCTCGACCACGGCGACCTCGCGGGCGCCCTGGCGGTCGTCGAAGATCTGCTCGGCCCCGGCGCCCAGCTCCGGGACGGTCCGCTGCGGGACGAGCTGGAGTCGGCCGCGCTGCGCAGGATCACTTACGGGCTGTACCGCGCCGACCTCATCGAACCGGGCCCCCGCAACCGGGTCCCCGGCCCGCCGCGCCCCCGTGACCGCCGCTCGCGCCCGCGCCGGGCGGAGGCCCGCTGACGGGTGCGTCCCGCCCCGCACCGCATCCGGTTCCCCCTCGCACGGGGAACCGGCACTTCCTGCTCCGCCACGAAACCACCACGAACGACAAGGTGATGACTCATGTCCCTGCACGCTCCCTCCGCCCCGGCCCGCCCTCCGGGCGACCCGTCTCCGGCCTCCCAGCTCGACATCGCCGGGATGCTCACGGCCCTGCTGCGTGACACGACGACCGAAGCGCGCCCCGACACCCAGCTGGAGGCCCTGACACTGGCTGTCGCGGCCGACCTGCCCGTCCTCCTGTGGGGCGAACCGGGCATCGGCAAGACCGCGGCCCTGAACCAGCTCGCCGATGACCTCGGCCTGCCCCTCACCACGGTGATCGCCAGCGTGCACGAGCCGTCGGACTTCTCCGGCCTGCCCGTCGTCGGGGACGACCCGGCGGAGCAGGGCGTCCCGATGGCGCCGCCCGACTGGGCGGTGCGTCTCGTCCGCGCGGGGCGTGGCCTGCTGTTCCTCGACGAACTGTCCACGGCCCCGCCCGCCGTGCAGGCCGCCCTCCTCCGTCTCGTACTCGAACGGCGCGTCGGGGCCCTCCAACTGCCGCCCGGTGTACGCATCGTGGCCGCGGCCAACCCCCGGTCGTCGGCGGCCGACGGCTGGGAGCTGAGTCCGCCGCTGGCCAACCGGTTCGTCCATCTGCAGTGGGCCCACGACCAGGACGTCGTGGTGCGCGGACTCGGCGGGACCTGGCCCCGGGCGACCCTGCCCCGTCTCCGGCCCGAACGGCTCGCCGAGGCCGTCGGCTTCGCCCGCCGCGCGGTGTGCGGCCTCCTCGCGGCCCGCCCCGCGCTCGTCCACCGGCTGCCCAGCAGCGAGACCCGCAGGGGCGGCGCCTGGCCGTCGCCCCGGAGCTGGGACATGACGCTGACCCTGATCGCCTTCGCGACCGCGTCCGGTGTCTCCCGTGATGTGCTCTCGCTGCTGGTCAGGGGCACCGTGGGGGACGGGCCGGGACTGGAACTGCTCGCCGCCATCGACCGGATGGACCTCCCGGACCCGGAGGCGCTTCTCGCCGATCCTGCGAGCGCCGTGCTGCCCGAGCGGGGAGACCTGCGGCAGGCGGTGCTCGACGGGGTGGTCGCCGCGGTGCGCAGACGCCCGGACCGGGCGCGCTGGGACGCGGCATGGTCGCTGCTGGTCCGCGCGGTGGAGACGGGAGCGCCCGATCTGGTCGTCGTACCGGCGACCACCCTCGCCGCACTCAGGCAGGAGGAGTGGGACGTGCCCGCGTCGATCGAGGCGCTGGCCGGAGTGGTATCGCTGTCGCGGCGCGCCGAGGAAGCGGCGGCCCGCGCCGTCGCGGCGACCAAGGGCGGCCGGTGACCGGGGGCGAGCTGGACCTCGACCGGCTTTTCGCCGCCCGGCTGCAGGCCGTCAGGGCCCGCCCGTACCTGGCGACGGCGCTGTTCGCCCTGCACGTGGTCGAGTCGCGGCGCGTCCCGACGATGGCCGTGGACCGGCACTGGCGGTGCTACGTCTCGCCGTGGTTCGTCGACCGGACCCCCGTGGAGGAGCTTGCCGGGGCGTGGGTGCACGAGGTGTCGCATCTGCTGCGCGACCACCATGGGCGCAGTGACCGGTACGCGCGTGAACACGGGCTGACCGGTGCGGCCGAGCGCCTGCGCATGAACATCGCGGCCGACTGCGAGATCAACGACGACGTGTACGGGGACGGGCTGGTCGCCCCCGACGCGGTGGTGCTGCCCGAGCCTCTGGGGCTCCCGGAGGGGAAGCTGATGGAGGAGTACCTGCGCCATTTCCGGCTGGGGCCCCACACCGCGGAGTTCGCCTGGCTGGACTGCGGCAGCGGCTCCGACGGCCTCGACCGGGCGTGGGACCTCGGTCCCGACGGGGCGCACGGGCTCAGTGAGCAGGAACGCGACGCGGTGCGGTTCCGGGTGGCCCAGGGCATCACCGGCCGGCCGGGCCGGGCGCCGAAGGCGTGGAAGCGCTGGGCCGAGGAGGCGTTCCACCCGCCCCAGGCATGGCGTGACCTGCTGGGCGCCGCCCTCCGGTCGGCGGCCTCGGGCCCCGGCGCGGGCGACGACTACTCGTACGGACGTCCGTCGCGCCGGTCGGCGAGCCTGCCCGGGGTCGTCCTGCCGAGCCTGCGGCGCCGGCCACCGCGCGTGTCCGTGGTCATCGACACCTCGGCCTCGGTCAGCGACGCGGAGCTGGGCAGCGCGCTGCTGGAGGTGGCCGCGATCACCCGGGCGGTCGGCGGGCGCCGGGACCTGGTCACGGTCCTGTCCTGCGACGCCGCCGCCCGGGTCGTGCATCCGCTGTGCCGTGCGGAGGGCATCCCCCTGGTGGGCGGCGGCGGAACGGATCTGCGTACGGGCTTCGACAGGGCCCTGCGGACGCACCCCCGGCCCGATGTCGTCGTGGCCCTCACCGACGGGCAGACCCCGTGGCCCTCGGCCCAGCCGGCGTGCCGGACGGTGGTGGGCCTGTTCGACCGGCCGGACAGGGCGTCCTGGGACGAGGCGGACCCCGACTACGTACCGGACGCGCCGCCCGCCTGGGCACGCGTCGTCAACATCGGCTAGCCGGGGAACCGTTGATCCGGGTGACGGCACATGTGTTCGATACCCTGGTCTCCGGCCGCGCCCGCCCGCAGTCCGTCCGTCACCAGGTCGAAGAGGCGGGCGGCGCGGGGCTGCCAGTCGCTGTGCGGGTCGAGCTGCCAGAGACCGGCTATGGCGAGGAAGAAGTCGTCGGGTGTCACGCCGGGGCGGATGGTGCCCGCCGTCTCGTTGGCCTCCAGCAGGAGCGTGACGGCCTCGGTCACCGGACCGTGGCCGACCTGCGCCAGGCTGCCGTGCCCGCTGGTCGCCGCGCGCAGGGCGTCCCCCAGGCCCGCCTTCGCCATGGCGTACCGGGCGAGGCGGTCCATCCACTCGCGCAGGGCCAGGTCCGCCGGACGGTCGTCGAGAAGCTGGGCGGCCGTGTCGGCGACCTGCTGCATCTCGTACCGGTAGACCTCCAGGACCAGCGCCTCGCGATGCGGGAAGTTGCGGTAGAAGGTGCCCTGGCCGACGCCCGCCTTCTTCGCGATCACGCTCACCGGGGTGTCCGCGGCCCGCGTCAGCTCGGCGAGCGCGACGGCCAGGATGCGCTCGCGATTGCGCTGCGCGTCCGGGCGCGTGGGTGTGCTTTTCGCGTCCCGCACGCTTTCCCCCTCCCGAGCCACGGCCGGCGACGGCCTTGCTCACCGGACAGTCGTCCGTTAGGTTCGACAACCAAGCGGACAACTGTCCGCTTTCCTCCATCGCAACGCCGGATCGGGCCACTTGACCGACCGGCATCCGTCGGCCCCCACGCACACGCCGCGCTCTCCGCCTCCCGCACCGGCCCCGCACCGTCGCTTTCGACGCGCCCAAGCAATGCGAAAGAAGGCTGATCATGGCCCGCTCGACGTCCAGTGCCATCACCCTGCACATCAATGGCGAAAAATACACGCTGCCCGTCGACCACCGCACCACCCTGCTCGACGCGTTACGCGAACGCCTCGATCTGACCGGCACCAAGAAGGGCTGTGACCACGGCCAGTGCGGCGCCTGCACGGTGCTGCTCGACGGCCGCCGGGCGGTGGCCTGTCTGCAACTCGCCGTGGCCGCCGAAGGACGCGAGATCACGACCATCGAAGGCGTCGCGGACGGCGACCGGCTGCACCCCGTGCAGCAGGCGTTCCTGGATCTCGACGGATACCAGTGCGGCTACTGCACCCCGGGCCAGATCTGCTCCGCCATCGCGGTCATCGAGGAACACGCCGCGGGCCTGCCCAGCGCTGTGACCGAGGACCTACGGCCCGAGGCCGGGGCGCCCGCGCTCACCGCCGAGGAGATCCGCGAGCGGATGAGCGGCAACCTGTGCCGCTGCGGGGCCTACACACAGATCGTGCAGGCGGTCGCCCGCGCCGCCGAGCACGTTGCGAACGAGGTCAAGGAGCCGGTCGCATGAGGGAGTTCGGTTACGAACGGGCTCACGACGTCGCCGGAGCGGTCGCCCTGCTCGGCGCCGACCCGGGCGCCCGGCTGCTCGGTGGCGGCACCAACCTCGTCGACCTGATGAAGGCCGGCGTGGAACGCCCCAGCCTCCTCGTCGACGTACGGGAACTCCCGCTCGACCGCGTCGAGTCCACCCCGGACGGCGGGCTGCGCATCGGCGCGACGGTCAGCAACAGCGACGTGGCCGCCCACCCCGAGGTACGCCGCCACTACCCGGCCCTCGCGCAGGCGCTGCTCGCCGGAGCCTCCGGGCAGCTGCGCAACATGGCCACCGTCGGCGGAAACCTGCTCCAGCGCACTCGCTGCGGCTACTTCGCGGATCCGGGCAAGCCCTGCAACAAGCGGACGCCCGGCAGTGGTTGCCCCGCCATCGCGGGGGAGCACCGCAACCACGCCATCCTCGGCGCGTCCGAGCACTGCGTCGCCACCCACCCCTCCGACATGGCGGTCGCGCTCGCGGCGTTCGACGCGGTCGTCCTCTACGAAACGGCCGACGGGCCGGGGGAGCTGCCGGTCGAGGCGTTCTATCTGCCGGTGGGCGACACGCCGCACATCGAGACCGCGCTGCCCGCCGGTGCCGTGATCACCGGTGTCGCGCTGCCGCCCGTCCCCGCCGCCGCGCACTCCCGCTACCGCAAGGTGCGCGAGCGTGCCTCGTACGCGTTCGCGATCGGCTCGGTCGCCGCGGCGCTCGACGTACGCGACGGCACCGTGCGCGACGTGCGCCTCGCCTTCGGGGCCGTCGCCTCGCGGCCGTGGCGGGCGCGCACCGCCGAGCGGGCGCTGACCGGCGGCCCGGCCGAGGCGACCGCGTTCGCCGCTGCGGCGGACGCCGAACTCGCCGCCGCGCGCCCGCTGCCCGAGAACCGCTACAAGGTGACGCTGATGCGCAACCTCGTCGTGGCCGTGCTCACCCAACTCGCCGAGGAGGCCGCCCGATGACCACGACGACCGGCACGAACGCCGCCACGGGAGCCGTGGGCGCGGGCCGCACCCGGGTGGAGGGCCGCGACAAGGTCACCGGCGCCGCACGCTACGCGGGCGAAATCCCCTTCGCCCGGCTCGCCCACGGCTGGCTCGTGCTCTCCACGGTCGCCCGGGGACGCGTCACCGCCGTGGCGGACGAGCCCGTGCTCGCCCTGCCGGGCGTGCTCGCCGTGCTGCACCACGAGAACGCCCCCCGCGTCGAGACCGGTTACGTGGGCATGCTGGGGCGGCCCAACCCGGTCGTCGGACTCTTCCAGCACGACCGGGTGCCGTTCGTCGGCTGGCCGGTCGCGCTCGTGGTGGCCGAGACGCCCGAGCAGGCCAGGGAGGCGGCGGAAGCGCTCGTCGTCACCTACGAGGAGGAACCGCACGACGTGGCGTTCCGCGCCGGGCGCGAGGACGCGTACCGGCCCGAGGACTCCCCGATGGTGACGGCCGACGCGGTCAAGGGGGACGTACAGGAGCGGATCGACGGTGCGGCCTTCGTGGTGGACGAGGAGTACACCACCCCGGAGGAACACCACTGCTCGATGGAGCCGCACGCCGCGACCGCCCGCTGGGACGACGGCCGGCTCGACGTCGTCGACTCCAACCAGGGCAGCGGCTGGGTCGCCGGGGAACTCGCCCAGCTCTTCTCCCTGGATCCCGCATCGGTGCGGGTCCGCTCCGAACACATCGGCGGCGCCTTCGGATCGAAGGGGCTGAGCGCCCACCAG is a genomic window of Streptomyces sp. NBC_00708 containing:
- a CDS encoding phage tail protein gives rise to the protein MRTGVPGLPTPHPLIDQLPAVYLEQDFLRRFLSALDDVLAPVLLTIDNMPAHLDPRSAPDDFLAWLAQWVAVDSPEDGPVERRRETVRGAVARHARRGTSGGLADAVRLATGTEPEITESGGTAWSTGPLTALPGAPRPWVTIRVREQPGRTIDRARLEERIGTEVPAHVGFTLEILPPDGGAGGAAR
- a CDS encoding MoxR family ATPase codes for the protein MSLHAPSAPARPPGDPSPASQLDIAGMLTALLRDTTTEARPDTQLEALTLAVAADLPVLLWGEPGIGKTAALNQLADDLGLPLTTVIASVHEPSDFSGLPVVGDDPAEQGVPMAPPDWAVRLVRAGRGLLFLDELSTAPPAVQAALLRLVLERRVGALQLPPGVRIVAAANPRSSAADGWELSPPLANRFVHLQWAHDQDVVVRGLGGTWPRATLPRLRPERLAEAVGFARRAVCGLLAARPALVHRLPSSETRRGGAWPSPRSWDMTLTLIAFATASGVSRDVLSLLVRGTVGDGPGLELLAAIDRMDLPDPEALLADPASAVLPERGDLRQAVLDGVVAAVRRRPDRARWDAAWSLLVRAVETGAPDLVVVPATTLAALRQEEWDVPASIEALAGVVSLSRRAEEAAARAVAATKGGR
- a CDS encoding VWA-like domain-containing protein, with protein sequence MTGGELDLDRLFAARLQAVRARPYLATALFALHVVESRRVPTMAVDRHWRCYVSPWFVDRTPVEELAGAWVHEVSHLLRDHHGRSDRYAREHGLTGAAERLRMNIAADCEINDDVYGDGLVAPDAVVLPEPLGLPEGKLMEEYLRHFRLGPHTAEFAWLDCGSGSDGLDRAWDLGPDGAHGLSEQERDAVRFRVAQGITGRPGRAPKAWKRWAEEAFHPPQAWRDLLGAALRSAASGPGAGDDYSYGRPSRRSASLPGVVLPSLRRRPPRVSVVIDTSASVSDAELGSALLEVAAITRAVGGRRDLVTVLSCDAAARVVHPLCRAEGIPLVGGGGTDLRTGFDRALRTHPRPDVVVALTDGQTPWPSAQPACRTVVGLFDRPDRASWDEADPDYVPDAPPAWARVVNIG
- a CDS encoding 2Fe-2S iron-sulfur cluster-binding protein: MARSTSSAITLHINGEKYTLPVDHRTTLLDALRERLDLTGTKKGCDHGQCGACTVLLDGRRAVACLQLAVAAEGREITTIEGVADGDRLHPVQQAFLDLDGYQCGYCTPGQICSAIAVIEEHAAGLPSAVTEDLRPEAGAPALTAEEIRERMSGNLCRCGAYTQIVQAVARAAEHVANEVKEPVA
- a CDS encoding NAD(P)H-dependent oxidoreductase encodes the protein MPTLLIVHHTPSPNCQALFEAVVSGATTDEIEGVRVVRRAALAATASDVLAADGLLLGTPANLGYMSGALKHFFDQIYYPCLDTTQGRPFGYYVHGGNDVTGAVRGIETITTGLGWRRAADAVKVTGEPGKADTEACWELGAVLAAGLTE
- a CDS encoding xanthine dehydrogenase family protein subunit M, producing the protein MREFGYERAHDVAGAVALLGADPGARLLGGGTNLVDLMKAGVERPSLLVDVRELPLDRVESTPDGGLRIGATVSNSDVAAHPEVRRHYPALAQALLAGASGQLRNMATVGGNLLQRTRCGYFADPGKPCNKRTPGSGCPAIAGEHRNHAILGASEHCVATHPSDMAVALAAFDAVVLYETADGPGELPVEAFYLPVGDTPHIETALPAGAVITGVALPPVPAAAHSRYRKVRERASYAFAIGSVAAALDVRDGTVRDVRLAFGAVASRPWRARTAERALTGGPAEATAFAAAADAELAAARPLPENRYKVTLMRNLVVAVLTQLAEEAAR
- a CDS encoding TetR/AcrR family transcriptional regulator; the protein is MRDAKSTPTRPDAQRNRERILAVALAELTRAADTPVSVIAKKAGVGQGTFYRNFPHREALVLEVYRYEMQQVADTAAQLLDDRPADLALREWMDRLARYAMAKAGLGDALRAATSGHGSLAQVGHGPVTEAVTLLLEANETAGTIRPGVTPDDFFLAIAGLWQLDPHSDWQPRAARLFDLVTDGLRAGAAGDQGIEHMCRHPDQRFPG